A region of Paenibacillus sp. JNUCC-31 DNA encodes the following proteins:
- a CDS encoding response regulator transcription factor, giving the protein MTMTYRTIIVEDEALIRRNVSRKFRELSTRFEVIGEARNGQEALQLIEQMVPDLVVTDIQMPVMNGLELAKHLYFAYPHVKIVILSGHHEFEYARQAIHYKVEDYLLKPLTEQQLRTLLDAMELKLGSAGDSLAHVSAVQDEQVKPEDIAEAVKRYLKQNYMHEITLQDMAGQMHFSVDYLGKCFKKVTGETPLKYMTGLRINEAKRMLAAFEDMDIKTVGKAVGYSDSHYFSRIFKNKTGLYPSEYRQQLQ; this is encoded by the coding sequence ATGACGATGACGTATAGAACTATTATTGTCGAGGACGAGGCATTGATTCGCCGCAATGTATCGCGTAAATTCAGAGAGCTCAGCACACGTTTCGAGGTGATTGGTGAAGCGAGGAACGGACAGGAAGCATTACAGCTAATTGAACAAATGGTGCCTGACCTGGTTGTTACCGATATTCAGATGCCTGTTATGAATGGGCTGGAACTGGCAAAACATCTGTATTTTGCCTACCCCCATGTCAAGATTGTAATCCTGAGCGGCCACCATGAGTTTGAATATGCACGTCAGGCGATCCATTATAAAGTGGAGGATTATCTCCTCAAACCACTCACGGAGCAGCAACTCCGGACGCTGCTGGACGCGATGGAATTAAAACTCGGCAGCGCAGGAGACTCGCTGGCCCATGTCAGCGCGGTGCAGGACGAACAGGTAAAGCCGGAAGATATTGCAGAGGCTGTCAAACGGTATCTGAAACAGAACTATATGCACGAAATCACGTTGCAGGATATGGCAGGACAGATGCATTTCAGTGTGGATTACCTGGGAAAGTGCTTCAAAAAAGTAACGGGCGAAACACCGCTCAAATATATGACAGGACTTCGAATCAACGAAGCAAAACGCATGCTCGCGGCCTTTGAAGATATGGATATCAAGACAGTAGGTAAAGCGGTAGGATACAGTGATTCTCATTATTTCAGCCGTATTTTCAAAAACAAGACAGGACTGTATCCTAGC